One genomic region from Drosophila subpulchrella strain 33 F10 #4 breed RU33 chromosome 2R, RU_Dsub_v1.1 Primary Assembly, whole genome shotgun sequence encodes:
- the LOC119549114 gene encoding multidrug resistance protein homolog 49, which translates to MAKKEDSQLPQAGDFQAKEGSVLSEATTKKYSYFDLFRYSTTCERCLFVFSLLVATGASVFIPYFMIIYGEFTSLLVDRTVGVGTSSPTFALTMFGGGKQLTNASDEENKQAIIDDATAFGIGSLVGSVAMFLLITIAIDLANRIALNQIDRIRKLFLEAMLRQDIAWYDTSSGSNFASKMTEDLDKLKEGIGEKVVIVIFLIMTFVIGIVSAFVYGWKLTLVVLSCVPFIIAATSVVARLQGSLAEKELKSYSDAANVAEEVFSGIRTVFAFSGQEKENARFGKLLIPAENTGRKKGLYSGLGNALSWLIIYLCMALAIWYGVTLILDERDLPDRVYTPAVLVIVLFAVIMGAQNLGFASPHVEAIAVATAAGQTLFNIIDRPSQVDPMDEKGSRPESTTGHIRFEGIRFRYPARPDVEILKGLTVDVLPGQTVAFVGASGCGKSTLIQLVQRFYDPEAGSVKLDGRDLRTLNVGWLRSQIGVVGQEPVLFATTIGENIRYGRPSATQADIEKAARAANCHDFISRLPKGYDTQVGEKGAQISGGQKQRIAIARALVRQPQVLLLDEATSALDPTSEKRVQSALELASQGPTTLVVAHRLSTITNADKIVFLKDGVVAEQGTHEELMERRGLYCELVNITKRKEATEADEGAVVGRPLQKSQNLSDEETDDDEEEEEEDEEPELHTSGSSRDSGFRASTRRKRRSQRRSKKKKQKEVVSKVSFTQLMKLNSPEWRFIVVGGIASVMHGATFPLWGLFFGDFFGILSNGDDDVVRSEVLKISMIFVGIGLMAGLGNMLQTYMFTTAGVKMTTRLRKRAFGTIVGQDIAYFDDERNSVGALCSRLASDCSNVQGATGARVGTMLQAVATLVVGMVVGFVFSWQQTLLTLVTLPLVCLSVYLEGRFIMKSAQKAKASIEEASQVAVEAITNIRTVNGLCLERQVLEQYVKQIDRVDVACKRKVRFRGLVFALGQAAPFLAYGISMYYGGILVAEDRMDYEDIIKVAEALIFGSWMLGQALAYAPNVNDAILSAGRLMDLFQRTSTQPNPPQSPYNTVEKSEGDIVYENVGFEYPTRKGTPILQGLNLTIKKSTTVALVGPSGSGKSTCVQLLLRYYDPVSGSVNLSGVPSTDFPLDTLRSKLGLVSQEPVLFDRTIAENIAYGNNFRDDVSMQEIIEAAKKSNIHNFISALPQGYDTRLGKTSQLSGGQKQRIAIARALVRNPKILILDEATSALDLESEKVVQQALDEARSGRTCLTIAHRLTTVRNADLICVFKRGVVVEHGTHDELMALNKIYANLYLMQQVAG; encoded by the exons CCACAGGCTGGTGACTTCCAGGCAAAGGAAGGATCGGTCCTTAGTGAAGCCACAACCAAAAAGTACAGTTACTTTGACCTG TTCAGATACTCAACTACCTGTGAGCGCTGCCTGTTCGTATTCAGTCTGCTGGTGGCCACCGGTGCATCCGTTTTTATTCCCTACTTCATGATCATCTATGGAGAATTCACATCCCTGCTCGTGGACCGCACAGTGGGCGTGGGCACTTCCTCGCCCACCTTTGCACTCACAATGTTTGGTGGCGGCAAGCAATT AACAAATGCCAGTGACGAGGAGAACAAACAGGCCATCATCGATGATGCCACAGCCTTTGGAATTGGTAGTCTCGTGGGATCCGTTGCCATGTTCCTGCTCATCACAATCGCCATCGACCTGGCCAATAGGATTGCCCTCAACCAGATTGATCGCATCCGAAAGCTCTTCCTGGAGGCCATGCTGCGCCAGGACATCGCCTGGTACGACACCAGTTCGGGCTCCAACTTCGCCAGCAAAATGACAGA AGACCTGGACAAACTCAAGGAGGGCATTGGCGAGAAGGTGGTGATTGTGATCTTCCTGATCATGACCTTCGTGATTGGAATAGTCTCCGCCTTCGTCTACGGCTGGAAGCTCACCCTGGTCGTCCTCAGTTGTGTGCCCTTCATCATCGCAGCCACCAGTGTGGTGGCTCGACTCCAGGGATCTCTGGCAGAGAAGGAACTGAAGTCCTACTCCGATGCGGCCAACGTGGCAGAGGAAGTCTTCAGTGGGATTCGCACCGTGTTCGCCTTCAGTGGTCAGGAGAAGGAGAATGCTCGCTTTGGCAAGCTACTCATTCCGGCAGAGAACACTGGACGCAAGAAGGGTCTCTACTCAGGCTTGGGAAACGCCCTGTCCTGGCTGATCATCTACCTATGTATGGCCCTGGCCATTTGGTATGGAGTTACCCTCATCCTGGATGAGCGTGACCTTCCTGATCGCGTTTACACCCCTGCCGTTTTGGTTATCGTCCTTTTCGCTGTGATCATGGGGGCCCAAAATCTGGGATTCGCATCTCCCCATGTGGAAGCCATAGCCGTTGCCACAGCAGCTGGACAGACACTGTTCAACATCATCGATCGCCCGTCGCAGGTGGATCCCATGGACGAGAAGGGAAGCAGGCCGGAAAGCACCACCGGACACATTCGATTCGAGGGCATCCGCTTCCGCTACCCCGCCCGGCCAGATGTGGAGATCCTCAAGGGTCTCACCGTCGACGTGCTTCCGGGTCAGACGGTGGCCTTCGTGGGAGCTTCTGGGTGCGGCAAGAGCACCCTCATCCAGCTGGTGCAGCGGTTCTACGACCCCGAGGCAGGCAGCGTCAAACTGGACGGACGGGATCTGCGCACACTGAATGTGGGCTGGCTGCGATCGCAGATCGGAGTGGTGGGCCAGGAACCGGTTCTCTTCGCGACCACCATTGGCGAGAACATCCGATACGGAAGACCATCGGCCACTCAGGCGGACATCGAGAAGGCGGCGCGAGCGGCCAACTGCCACGACTTCATCAGTCGTCTGCCCAAGGGCTACGACACCCAGGTGGGCGAGAAGGGGGCCCAGATCTCAGGTGGCCAGAAGCAGCGGATAGCCATTGCCCGGGCACTGGTGCGACAGCCGCAAGTGCTGCTCCTGGACGAGGCCACCTCCGCACTGGATCCCACCTCCGAGAAGCGGGTGCAGAGTGCCCTGGAGCTGGCCAGCCAGGGACCCACCACTCTGGTGGTGGCCCATCGCCTGTCCACCATCACCAACGCCGACAAGATCGTCTTCCTCAAGGACGGCGTGGTCGCGGAGCAGGGCACCCACGAGGAGCTGATGGAACGAAGGGGCCTCTACTGCGAATTGGTAAACATCACCAAGCGCAAGGAGGCCACCGAGGCGGATGAGGGAGCGGTGGTTGGGCGACCTCTGCAGAAGTCGCAGAACCTGTCCGACGAGGAGACCGATGACGAcgaggaggaagaggaggaggacgaggagCCCGAGCTGCACACTTCGGGCAGCTCCAGGGACAGCGGGTTCAGAGCCAGCACGCGACGCAAGC GTCGTTCGCAGCGTCGcagcaagaagaagaagcagaagGAAGTGGTGTCTAAGGTTTCCTTCACACAGCTTATGAAACTTAACTCCCCGGAATGGCGGTTCATCGTTGTAGGCGGCATCGCCTCCGTGATGCATGGCGCCACCTTCCCGCTTTGGGGTCTATTCTTTGGTGACTTCTTTGGAATCCTTTCGAACGGTGACGATGATGTGGTGCGATCCGAGGTCCTAAAAATCTCTATGATCTTCGTTGGCATTGGCTTGATGGCCGGATTGGGCAACATGCTGCAGACCTACATGTTCACAACGGCCGGCGTGAAGATGACAACGCGCCTGCGCAAACGGGCCTTTGGAACGATTGTGGGTCAGGACATTGCGTACTTCGACGACGAGCGGAACTCGGTGGGAGCCCTGTGCTCTCGACTGGCTAGCGATTGCTCCAACGTCCAGGGG gCCACTGGAGCTCGAGTGGGCACTATGCTTCAGGCTGTGGCCACCCTCGTGGTCGGAATGGTCGTCGGATTCGTTTTCTCCTGGCAACAGACGCTCCTCACCCTGGTCACCCTCCCGTTGGTCTGCTTATCCGTCTACCTGGAGGGTCGCTTCATCATGAAGAGCGCCCAGAAGGCTAAGGCATCCATCGAGGAGGCCTCTCAGGTCGCCGTCGAAGCTATTACCAATATCCGAACGGTGAATGGTCTTTGCCTGGAGCGTCAGGTCCTGGAGCAGTACGTCAAGCAGATCGATCGTGTAGATGTTGCCTGCAAGCGCAAGGTTCGCTTCCGTGGCCTGGTTTTTGCTCTGGGACAGGCGGCTCCTTTCCTGGCCTACGGCATCTCCATGTATTATGGTGGCATTCTGGTGGCAGAGGACCGAATGGATTACGAGGACATCATCAAGGTGGCCGAGGCGCTGATTTTTGGCTCCTGGATGTTGGGACAGGCCTTGGCCTATGCCCCAAATGTAAATGATGCTATTCTATCCGCCGGGCGCCTGATGGATCTCTTCCAGCGCACCTCTACACAGCCCAATCCTCCCCAGAGTCCATACAACACAGTCGAG AAATCCGAGGGAGACATTGTCTACGAGAACGTTGGCTTCGAGTATCCCACGAGGAAGGGCACCCCCATCCTGCAGGGCCTAAACCTCACCATCAAAAAGTCGACGACTGTGGCTCTGGTGGGTCCGTCTGGCTCCGGAAAGTCCACCTGTGTGCAACTGCTGCTCCGCTACTATGATCCTGTTTCGGGATCCGTAAACCTGTCCGGAGTGCCCAGCACGGACTTTCCGCTGGACACACTGCGCTCCAAGCTGGGCCTGGTTTCCCAGGAACCCGTGCTCTTCGATCGCACCATTGCCGAGAACATAGCTTACGGCAACAACTTCCGCGACGATGTGTCCATGCAGGAGATTATCGAGGCGGCCAAGAAGTCCAATATCCACAACTTTATAAGTGCCCTGCCCCAAGGATACGACACTCGGCTGGGCAAGACCTCGCAGCTCTCTGGGGGCCAGAAGCAGCGCATCGCCATCGCTCGAGCGCTGGTCAGGAACCCCAAGATCCTCATCCTCGATGAGGCAACCTCCGCCCTGGATCTGGAGAGCGAGAAGGTGGTGCAGCAGGCGCTGGATGAGGCGCGATCCGGCCGCACCTGTCTGACGATAGCCCATCGTCTGACCACTGTGCGGAACGCGGATCTGATCTGCGTGTTCAAACGCGGCGTGGTGGTGGAACACGGCACCCACGACGAGTTGATGGCCCTGAATAAGATCTACGCCAATCTCTACCTGATGCAACAGGTGGCGGGCTAA
- the LOC119549115 gene encoding multidrug resistance protein homolog 49 isoform X2, translating into MTFVIGIVSAFVYGWKLTLVVLTCVPFIIAASSVVARLQGSLAKKELKSYSDAANVAEEVFSGIRTVFAFSGQEKEKARFGKLLIPAENTGRKKGLYSGLGNSLSWVITYLCNALALWYGVTLILDERDLPDRVYTPAVLVIILFNVIVGAQNLGFASLHVEAIAVAAAAGQTLFNIIDRPSQVDPMDEKGSRLESTTGHIRFEGIRFRYPARPDVEILKGLTVDVLPGQTVAFVGASGCGKSTLIQLVQRFYDPEAGSVKLDGRDLRTLNVGWLRSQIGVVGQEPVLFATTIGENIRYGRPSATQADIEKAARAANCHDFISRLPKGYDTQVGEKGAQISGGQKQRIAIARALVRQPQVLLLDEATSALDPTSEKRVQSALELASQGPTTLVVAHRLSTITNADKIVFLKDGVVAEQGTHEELMERRGLYCELVNITQRKEATEADEGAVVGRPLKKSQNLSDEETDDDEEDEEEDGEPELHTSGSSRDIGFRASTRRKRRSQRHGKKKKNEVVPKVSFIQLIKLNSAEWRFLVVGGIASVMHGANFPLWGLFFGDFFGIMSNGDDDVVRSEVLKISVIFVGIGLMAGLGNMLQTYMFTTAGVKMTTRLRKRAFGTIVGQDIAYFDDERNSVGALCSRLASDCSNVQGATGARVGTMLQAVSTLVVGMVIGFVFSWQQTLLTLVTLPLLCLSIYLEGRFIMKSAQEAKASIEEASQVAVEAIANIRTVNGLCLERQVLEQYVQQIDRVDVACKRKVRFRGLVFALGQAAPYLAYGISLYYGGILVAEGRIDYADIIKVAEALIFGSWMLGQALAYAPNVNDAILSAGRLMDLFQRTSTQLNPPQSPYNTVEKSEGDIVYDNVGFEYPTRKGTPILHGLNLTIKKSTTVALVGPSGSGKSTCVQLLLRYYDPVSGSVNLSGVPSTDFPLDTLRSKLGLVSQEPVLFDRTIAENIAYGNNFRDDVSMQEIIEAAKKSNIHNFISALPQGYDTRLGKSSQLSGGQKQRIAIARALIRNPKILILDEATSALDLESEKVVQQALDEARSGRTCLTIAHRLTTVRNADLICVFKRGVVVEHGTHDELMALNKIYANLYLMQQVAG; encoded by the exons ATGACCTTTGTGATTGGAATAGTCTCCGCCTTCGTCTACGGCTGGAAGCTCACCCTGGTCGTGCTCACTTGTGTACCCTTCATCATCGCAGCGTCTAGTGTGGTGGCTCGTCTCCAGGGATCTCTGGCGAAGAAGGAACTGAAGTCCTACTCCGATGCGGCCAACGTGGCAGAGGAGGTCTTCAGTGGGATTCGCACCGTGTTCGCCTTTAGTGGTCAGGAGAAGGAGAAAGCTCGCTTTGGAAAGCTACTTATTCCAGCAGAGAACACTGGACGCAAGAAGGGTCTCTACTCAGGCTTGGGAAACTCACTCTCTTGGGTGATCACTTACCTCTGCAATGCCCTGGCCCTCTGGTATGGAGTGACCCTCATCCTGGATGAGCGTGATCTCCCCGATCGTGTCTACACCCCTGCCGTTTTGGTTATCATCCTTTTCAATGTGATCGTGGGTGCCCAGAATCTGGGCTTCGCCTCTCTCCATGTGGAAGCCATAGCCGTGGCCGCGGCAGCTGGACAGACCCTGTTCAACATCATCGATCGCCCGTCGCAGGTCGATCCCATGGACGAGAAGGGAAGCAGGCTGGAAAGCACCACCGGACACATTCGATTCGAGGGCATCCGCTTCCGCTACCCCGCCCGGCCAGATGTGGAGATCCTCAAGGGTCTCACCGTCGACGTGCTTCCGGGTCAGACGGTGGCCTTCGTGGGAGCTTCTGGGTGCGGCAAGAGCACCCTCATCCAGCTGGTGCAGCGGTTCTACGACCCCGAGGCGGGCAGCGTCAAACTGGACGGACGGGATCTGCGCACACTGAATGTGGGCTGGCTTCGATCGCAGATCGGAGTGGTGGGCCAGGAACCGGTTCTCTTCGCGACCACCATTGGCGAGAACATCCGATACGGAAGACCATCGGCCACTCAGGCGGACATCGAGAAGGCGGCGCGAGCGGCCAACTGCCACGACTTCATCAGTCGTCTGCCCAAGGGCTACGACACCCAGGTGGGCGAGAAGGGGGCCCAGATCTCAGGTGGCCAGAAGCAGCGGATAGCCATTGCCCGGGCACTGGTGCGACAGCCGCAAGTGCTGCTCCTGGACGAGGCCACCTCCGCACTGGATCCCACCTCCGAGAAGCGGGTGCAGAGTGCCCTGGAGCTGGCCAGCCAGGGACCCACCACTCTGGTGGTGGCCCATCGCCTGTCCACCATCACCAACGCCGACAAGATCGTCTTCCTCAAGGACGGCGTGGTCGCGGAGCAGGGCACCCACGAGGAGCTAATGGAACGAAGGGGCCTCTACTGTGAACTGGTAAACATCACCCAGCGCAAGGAGGCCACCGAGGCGGATGAGGGAGCGGTGGTCGGTCGACCTCTGAAGAAGTCGCAGAACCTGTCCGACGAGGAGACCGATGACgacgaggaggatgaggaggaGGACGGGGAGCCCGAGCTGCACACTTCGGGCAGCTCCAGGGACATCGGTTTCAGAGCCAGCACGCGACGCAAGC GTCGTTCGCAGCGTCATggcaagaagaagaagaatgAAGTAGTGCCCAAGGTGTCCTTCATACAGCTGATAAAACTAAACTCCGCAGAATGGCGATTTCTCGTTGTGGGCGGTATCGCCTCCGTGATGCATGGCGCAAACTTTCCGCTTTGGGGTCTCTTCTTTGGTGACTTCTTTGGTATCATGTCGAACGGTGACGATGATGTGGTGCGATCCGAGGTCCTGAAAATCTCTGTAATCTTTGTTGGCATTGGCTTGATGGCCGGATTGGGCAACATGCTGCAGACCTACATGTTCACAACGGCCGGCGTGAAGATGACAACGCGCCTGCGCAAACGGGCCTTTGGAACGATTGTGGGTCAGGATATTGCGTACTTCGATGACGAGCGGAACTCGGTGGGAGCCCTGTGCTCCCGACTGGCTAGCGATTGCTCCAATGTCCAGGGG GCAACTGGAGCTCGTGTGGGTACCATGCTTCAGGCCGTGTCCACTCTTGTGGTCGGCATGGTCATCGGTTTCGTCTTCTCCTGGCAGCAGACGCTCCTTACCTTGGTTACCCTCCCATTGCTCTGCCTGTCCATCTACCTGGAGGGTCGCTTCATCATGAAGAGCGCCCAGGAAGCTAAGGCATCCATCGAGGAGGCTTCCCAGGTAGCCGTCGAAGCTATTGCCAATATCCGAACGGTGAATGGTCTTTGCCTGGAACGTCAGGTCCTGGAGCAGTACGTCCAGCAGATCGATCGTGTAGACGTCGCCTGTAAGCGCAAGGTTCGCTTCCGCGGTCTGGTTTTTGCTCTAGGACAGGCGGCTCCTTACCTAGCCTACGGCATCTCCCTGTATTATGGTGGCATTCTGGTGGCAGAGGGCCGAATAGACTACGCGGATATCATCAAGGTGGCCGAGGCGCTTATTTTTGGCTCCTGGATGTTGGGACAGGCCTTGGCCTATGCCCCAAATGTAAATGATGCTATTCTATCCGCTGGCCGCCTAATGGATCTCTTCCAGCGCACCTCTACACAGCTAAATCCGCCGCAGAGTCCATACAACACAGTCGAG AAATCCGAGGGCGACATTGTCTACGACAACGTGGGCTTCGAGTATCCCACGAGGAAGGGCACCCCCATCCTGCATGGCCTAAATCTCACCATCAAAAAGTCGACGACTGTGGCTCTGGTGGGTCCGTCTGGCTCCGGAAAGTCCACCTGTGTGCAACTGCTGCTCCGCTACTACGATCCCGTTTCAGGATCCGTAAACCTGTCCGGAGTGCCCAGCACAGACTTCCCGCTGGACACACTGCGCTCCAAGCTGGGCCTGGTTTCCCAGGAACCCGTGCTCTTCGATCGCACCATTGCTGAGAACATTGCTTACGGCAACAACTTCCGCGACGACGTGTCCATGCAGGAGATTATCGAGGCGGCCAAGAAGTCCAATATCCACAACTTTATAAGTGCCCTGCCCCAAGGATACGACACTCGGCTGGGCAAGTCCTCGCAGCTCTCTGGGGGCCAGAAGCAGCGCATCGCCATCGCTCGAGCGCTGATCAGGAACCCCAAGATCCTCATCCTCGACGAGGCAACCTCCGCCCTGGATCTGGAGAGCGAGAAGGTGGTGCAGCAGGCGCTGGATGAGGCGCGATCCGGCCGCACCTGTCTGACGATAGCCCATCGTCTGACCACCGTGCGGAATGCGGATCTGATCTGCGTGTTTAAACGCGGCGTGGTGGTGGAACACGGCACCCACGACGAGTTGATGGCCCTGAATAAGATCTACGCCAATCTCTACCTGATGCAACAGGTGGCGGGCTAA
- the LOC119549115 gene encoding multidrug resistance protein homolog 49 isoform X1, whose translation MAKKDDSKLPQAFDFQAKEGSVLSEGTTKKYSYFDLFRYSTACERCLFVFSLLVATGASVFIPFFLIIYAEFTSLLVDRTVGVGTSSPTFALTMFGGGKQLTNASDEENKQAIVDDATAFGIGSLVGSVAMFLLITIAIDLANRIALNQIDRIRKLFLEAMLRQDIAWYDTSSGSNFASKMTEDLDKLKEGIGEKVVIVTFLTMTFVIGIVSAFVYGWKLTLVVLTCVPFIIAASSVVARLQGSLAKKELKSYSDAANVAEEVFSGIRTVFAFSGQEKEKARFGKLLIPAENTGRKKGLYSGLGNSLSWVITYLCNALALWYGVTLILDERDLPDRVYTPAVLVIILFNVIVGAQNLGFASLHVEAIAVAAAAGQTLFNIIDRPSQVDPMDEKGSRLESTTGHIRFEGIRFRYPARPDVEILKGLTVDVLPGQTVAFVGASGCGKSTLIQLVQRFYDPEAGSVKLDGRDLRTLNVGWLRSQIGVVGQEPVLFATTIGENIRYGRPSATQADIEKAARAANCHDFISRLPKGYDTQVGEKGAQISGGQKQRIAIARALVRQPQVLLLDEATSALDPTSEKRVQSALELASQGPTTLVVAHRLSTITNADKIVFLKDGVVAEQGTHEELMERRGLYCELVNITQRKEATEADEGAVVGRPLKKSQNLSDEETDDDEEDEEEDGEPELHTSGSSRDIGFRASTRRKRRSQRHGKKKKNEVVPKVSFIQLIKLNSAEWRFLVVGGIASVMHGANFPLWGLFFGDFFGIMSNGDDDVVRSEVLKISVIFVGIGLMAGLGNMLQTYMFTTAGVKMTTRLRKRAFGTIVGQDIAYFDDERNSVGALCSRLASDCSNVQGATGARVGTMLQAVSTLVVGMVIGFVFSWQQTLLTLVTLPLLCLSIYLEGRFIMKSAQEAKASIEEASQVAVEAIANIRTVNGLCLERQVLEQYVQQIDRVDVACKRKVRFRGLVFALGQAAPYLAYGISLYYGGILVAEGRIDYADIIKVAEALIFGSWMLGQALAYAPNVNDAILSAGRLMDLFQRTSTQLNPPQSPYNTVEKSEGDIVYDNVGFEYPTRKGTPILHGLNLTIKKSTTVALVGPSGSGKSTCVQLLLRYYDPVSGSVNLSGVPSTDFPLDTLRSKLGLVSQEPVLFDRTIAENIAYGNNFRDDVSMQEIIEAAKKSNIHNFISALPQGYDTRLGKSSQLSGGQKQRIAIARALIRNPKILILDEATSALDLESEKVVQQALDEARSGRTCLTIAHRLTTVRNADLICVFKRGVVVEHGTHDELMALNKIYANLYLMQQVAG comes from the exons ATGGCGAAAAAGGATGACTCAAAGCTACCACAGGCTTTTGACTTCCAGGCAAAGGAAGGATCAGTCCTTAGTGAAGGCACAACCAAAAAGTACAGTTACTTTGACCTG TTCAGATACTCAACTGCATGTGAGCGCTGCCTGTTTGTATTCAGTCTGCTGGTGGCCACTGGTGCCTCCGTTTTTATTCCCTTCTTCTTGATCATCTACGCAGAATTTACATCCCTGCTCGTGGACCGCACAGTGGGCGTGGGCACATCCTCGCCCACCTTTGCACTCACAATGTTTGGTGGCGGCAAGCAATT AACAAATGCCAGTGACGAGGAGAACAAACAGGCCATCGTCGATGACGCCACAGCCTTCGGAATTGGCAGTCTTGTGGGATCCGTTGCCATGTTCCTGCTCATCACAATCGCCATCGACCTGGCCAATAGGATTGCCCTCAACCAGATTGATCGCATCCGAAAGCTCTTCCTGGAGGCCATGCTGCGCCAGGACATCGCCTGGTACGACACCAGCTCGGGCTCCAACTTCGCCAGCAAAATGACAGA AGACCTGGACAAGCTTAAAGAGGGCATTGGCGAGAAGGTGGTGATTGTGACCTTCCTGACCATGACCTTTGTGATTGGAATAGTCTCCGCCTTCGTCTACGGCTGGAAGCTCACCCTGGTCGTGCTCACTTGTGTACCCTTCATCATCGCAGCGTCTAGTGTGGTGGCTCGTCTCCAGGGATCTCTGGCGAAGAAGGAACTGAAGTCCTACTCCGATGCGGCCAACGTGGCAGAGGAGGTCTTCAGTGGGATTCGCACCGTGTTCGCCTTTAGTGGTCAGGAGAAGGAGAAAGCTCGCTTTGGAAAGCTACTTATTCCAGCAGAGAACACTGGACGCAAGAAGGGTCTCTACTCAGGCTTGGGAAACTCACTCTCTTGGGTGATCACTTACCTCTGCAATGCCCTGGCCCTCTGGTATGGAGTGACCCTCATCCTGGATGAGCGTGATCTCCCCGATCGTGTCTACACCCCTGCCGTTTTGGTTATCATCCTTTTCAATGTGATCGTGGGTGCCCAGAATCTGGGCTTCGCCTCTCTCCATGTGGAAGCCATAGCCGTGGCCGCGGCAGCTGGACAGACCCTGTTCAACATCATCGATCGCCCGTCGCAGGTCGATCCCATGGACGAGAAGGGAAGCAGGCTGGAAAGCACCACCGGACACATTCGATTCGAGGGCATCCGCTTCCGCTACCCCGCCCGGCCAGATGTGGAGATCCTCAAGGGTCTCACCGTCGACGTGCTTCCGGGTCAGACGGTGGCCTTCGTGGGAGCTTCTGGGTGCGGCAAGAGCACCCTCATCCAGCTGGTGCAGCGGTTCTACGACCCCGAGGCGGGCAGCGTCAAACTGGACGGACGGGATCTGCGCACACTGAATGTGGGCTGGCTTCGATCGCAGATCGGAGTGGTGGGCCAGGAACCGGTTCTCTTCGCGACCACCATTGGCGAGAACATCCGATACGGAAGACCATCGGCCACTCAGGCGGACATCGAGAAGGCGGCGCGAGCGGCCAACTGCCACGACTTCATCAGTCGTCTGCCCAAGGGCTACGACACCCAGGTGGGCGAGAAGGGGGCCCAGATCTCAGGTGGCCAGAAGCAGCGGATAGCCATTGCCCGGGCACTGGTGCGACAGCCGCAAGTGCTGCTCCTGGACGAGGCCACCTCCGCACTGGATCCCACCTCCGAGAAGCGGGTGCAGAGTGCCCTGGAGCTGGCCAGCCAGGGACCCACCACTCTGGTGGTGGCCCATCGCCTGTCCACCATCACCAACGCCGACAAGATCGTCTTCCTCAAGGACGGCGTGGTCGCGGAGCAGGGCACCCACGAGGAGCTAATGGAACGAAGGGGCCTCTACTGTGAACTGGTAAACATCACCCAGCGCAAGGAGGCCACCGAGGCGGATGAGGGAGCGGTGGTCGGTCGACCTCTGAAGAAGTCGCAGAACCTGTCCGACGAGGAGACCGATGACgacgaggaggatgaggaggaGGACGGGGAGCCCGAGCTGCACACTTCGGGCAGCTCCAGGGACATCGGTTTCAGAGCCAGCACGCGACGCAAGC GTCGTTCGCAGCGTCATggcaagaagaagaagaatgAAGTAGTGCCCAAGGTGTCCTTCATACAGCTGATAAAACTAAACTCCGCAGAATGGCGATTTCTCGTTGTGGGCGGTATCGCCTCCGTGATGCATGGCGCAAACTTTCCGCTTTGGGGTCTCTTCTTTGGTGACTTCTTTGGTATCATGTCGAACGGTGACGATGATGTGGTGCGATCCGAGGTCCTGAAAATCTCTGTAATCTTTGTTGGCATTGGCTTGATGGCCGGATTGGGCAACATGCTGCAGACCTACATGTTCACAACGGCCGGCGTGAAGATGACAACGCGCCTGCGCAAACGGGCCTTTGGAACGATTGTGGGTCAGGATATTGCGTACTTCGATGACGAGCGGAACTCGGTGGGAGCCCTGTGCTCCCGACTGGCTAGCGATTGCTCCAATGTCCAGGGG GCAACTGGAGCTCGTGTGGGTACCATGCTTCAGGCCGTGTCCACTCTTGTGGTCGGCATGGTCATCGGTTTCGTCTTCTCCTGGCAGCAGACGCTCCTTACCTTGGTTACCCTCCCATTGCTCTGCCTGTCCATCTACCTGGAGGGTCGCTTCATCATGAAGAGCGCCCAGGAAGCTAAGGCATCCATCGAGGAGGCTTCCCAGGTAGCCGTCGAAGCTATTGCCAATATCCGAACGGTGAATGGTCTTTGCCTGGAACGTCAGGTCCTGGAGCAGTACGTCCAGCAGATCGATCGTGTAGACGTCGCCTGTAAGCGCAAGGTTCGCTTCCGCGGTCTGGTTTTTGCTCTAGGACAGGCGGCTCCTTACCTAGCCTACGGCATCTCCCTGTATTATGGTGGCATTCTGGTGGCAGAGGGCCGAATAGACTACGCGGATATCATCAAGGTGGCCGAGGCGCTTATTTTTGGCTCCTGGATGTTGGGACAGGCCTTGGCCTATGCCCCAAATGTAAATGATGCTATTCTATCCGCTGGCCGCCTAATGGATCTCTTCCAGCGCACCTCTACACAGCTAAATCCGCCGCAGAGTCCATACAACACAGTCGAG AAATCCGAGGGCGACATTGTCTACGACAACGTGGGCTTCGAGTATCCCACGAGGAAGGGCACCCCCATCCTGCATGGCCTAAATCTCACCATCAAAAAGTCGACGACTGTGGCTCTGGTGGGTCCGTCTGGCTCCGGAAAGTCCACCTGTGTGCAACTGCTGCTCCGCTACTACGATCCCGTTTCAGGATCCGTAAACCTGTCCGGAGTGCCCAGCACAGACTTCCCGCTGGACACACTGCGCTCCAAGCTGGGCCTGGTTTCCCAGGAACCCGTGCTCTTCGATCGCACCATTGCTGAGAACATTGCTTACGGCAACAACTTCCGCGACGACGTGTCCATGCAGGAGATTATCGAGGCGGCCAAGAAGTCCAATATCCACAACTTTATAAGTGCCCTGCCCCAAGGATACGACACTCGGCTGGGCAAGTCCTCGCAGCTCTCTGGGGGCCAGAAGCAGCGCATCGCCATCGCTCGAGCGCTGATCAGGAACCCCAAGATCCTCATCCTCGACGAGGCAACCTCCGCCCTGGATCTGGAGAGCGAGAAGGTGGTGCAGCAGGCGCTGGATGAGGCGCGATCCGGCCGCACCTGTCTGACGATAGCCCATCGTCTGACCACCGTGCGGAATGCGGATCTGATCTGCGTGTTTAAACGCGGCGTGGTGGTGGAACACGGCACCCACGACGAGTTGATGGCCCTGAATAAGATCTACGCCAATCTCTACCTGATGCAACAGGTGGCGGGCTAA